From Gloeocapsa sp. PCC 73106, a single genomic window includes:
- the psb28 gene encoding photosystem II reaction center protein Psb28: protein MAHIQFTQGIIEETIPNVRLTRSANGQSGTATFYFDLPKALDSDNTEEITGMYLVDEEGEIITREVKGKFVNGKAQALEAIYVMKTPEQWERFMRFMARYAEESGLEFTKS, encoded by the coding sequence ATGGCTCATATCCAATTTACTCAAGGTATCATAGAAGAGACTATTCCCAACGTGCGCTTAACACGTTCCGCCAACGGTCAAAGTGGTACCGCTACCTTTTATTTCGACTTACCTAAAGCCCTTGATAGCGACAATACAGAAGAAATAACAGGAATGTATCTAGTGGACGAAGAAGGAGAGATAATCACCCGAGAAGTTAAGGGTAAATTTGTCAATGGCAAAGCTCAAGCTTTAGAAGCAATCTACGTCATGAAAACACCCGAACAATGGGAGCGCTTCATGCGTTTTATGGCCCGCTATGCCGAAGAAAGTGGTTTAGAATTTACTAAATCTTAA
- a CDS encoding helicase C-terminal domain-containing protein → MLLEVEVHTSLRAYLREHSEMNWPHYLTMARLIARTLRLGRSTLIQTGTEVKRYSISYLIPALLSREAVLLVLPEAWQQQYLEREIPQLQKWLKTDKTVIKGDKWFNYAGFSGLIVTSPQLWLSDRLHNQGLFPSSVPTLIDQGGDLETWARQQLTFNLTPQDWWQQQQRSPSQQGAIATLRMDITQKLYQNPVNPYNCYALDQMIQEQLQAICANLEADASLSPAFACFWHQWQQPEQILWASLDRSTGKFQLYLAPNSVAESLSRVWLQQPIVIMDRFLDKEVDASLYRAALGLESLLCLHFRPDRQSQSIQLYSPDRFPFPNTPQFQPALLRELSYLVNLAIRTHRGVVILVEDVPLKAQVAANLAAEFGSRVQLETVDVFNPSILVSGWEFWRSYQNQFSPPHLLIIATLPLPSLENPVVASQVTYYKQKRLDWFRCYLLPTALREMQKAIAPVRDSQGMLVILDNRVNYRSYGNDILQALEPCDRINRPSVIDF, encoded by the coding sequence ATGCTGCTTGAAGTTGAGGTTCATACTTCCCTAAGAGCTTATCTGAGAGAACATAGTGAGATGAATTGGCCCCATTATCTAACGATGGCGCGTCTAATCGCTCGCACACTGCGTTTAGGACGTTCTACTTTAATTCAAACGGGAACAGAGGTTAAACGCTATAGTATAAGTTATTTAATACCCGCTTTACTTAGTCGGGAAGCCGTTTTATTAGTTTTACCCGAAGCTTGGCAACAGCAATATTTAGAGAGGGAAATCCCTCAACTGCAAAAGTGGTTAAAAACCGATAAAACGGTGATTAAAGGGGATAAATGGTTCAATTATGCTGGTTTTTCCGGTTTGATTGTTACCTCTCCTCAACTCTGGTTGAGCGATCGCCTACACAACCAAGGTCTTTTTCCTTCCTCTGTACCCACTTTAATCGATCAAGGGGGAGATTTAGAAACCTGGGCGCGTCAACAACTGACTTTTAATCTTACACCTCAAGATTGGTGGCAACAGCAGCAACGGTCTCCATCTCAACAAGGGGCGATCGCTACTTTGAGAATGGATATTACCCAAAAGCTCTATCAAAATCCTGTCAATCCCTACAATTGTTACGCTCTAGATCAGATGATTCAGGAACAATTACAGGCAATCTGTGCTAATTTGGAGGCTGACGCTTCATTATCTCCAGCTTTTGCTTGTTTTTGGCACCAATGGCAACAACCAGAACAGATTCTCTGGGCTTCTTTAGATAGAAGTACGGGAAAGTTTCAGTTATATTTGGCGCCTAATTCTGTGGCTGAATCTTTGAGTCGTGTCTGGTTACAACAGCCTATAGTAATTATGGATCGGTTTTTAGATAAGGAAGTAGACGCTTCTCTGTATCGTGCTGCTTTGGGTTTAGAAAGTCTGCTTTGTTTACATTTTAGACCTGATCGCCAGAGTCAATCGATTCAATTATATTCCCCCGATCGCTTTCCTTTTCCCAATACGCCTCAATTTCAACCCGCACTTTTACGAGAACTTAGTTATCTGGTTAATTTGGCGATTCGTACTCACCGAGGGGTTGTCATTCTGGTAGAGGATGTTCCCTTGAAAGCACAAGTAGCGGCTAATTTAGCGGCGGAATTTGGTTCCAGAGTACAATTAGAGACTGTAGATGTGTTTAATCCTAGTATTTTGGTCAGTGGTTGGGAATTTTGGCGTAGTTATCAAAATCAATTCTCGCCACCTCATTTATTAATTATAGCGACTCTCCCTTTACCTTCTTTGGAAAATCCTGTGGTAGCGAGTCAAGTAACGTACTATAAACAAAAGCGTCTAGATTGGTTTCGCTGTTATCTTTTACCTACCGCTTTGAGGGAAATGCAAAAGGCGATCGCTCCTGTTCGCGACTCTCAAGGTATGTTAGTAATTCTTGATAATAGGGTTAATTATCGTAGTTATGGTAATGATATTTTACAAGCTCTTGAACCGTGCGATCGAATTAATCGACCCAGTGTTATTGATTTTTGA